AGACCTCAACCCTGCTGCTCTTATTGAAAAGAGTATCATGCCATCAAGGACTTATTACTATACGCTATTTTTCGAGATCGATTAACCCTGTTTTTTATTTGTGCTTTCTTCGATAACTTTCCCCTCCAAAGATAAGGACCTCCGAGTTGTAAACGAGCCGGTCAGCGATCGCTGTGGCCACAGTGGTTGAGTCGAACACCTCTCCCCACTCAGCAAAAGGCAGGTTGGTAGTCAACAGCGTTGACTTTACCTGGTGCCGTGCACTGATGACCTGGAAGAAGAGGTGTGAACCCTGCTGGCCCAGGGAAAGATACCCGAGCTCATCACAGACTAGGAGGGCCGGTGATTGATAGTAGTGGAGCTTTTTCAAAAGCGAGCGGTCTGCCTCAGCGGCGATGAGATGGTTGATCATATCAATGGCGGTGGTAAAAAGGGCCTTGATATTGGCATTACAGGCGGCATAGGCGATGCATTTCGCAAGGAAGCTCTTACCGGTACCGGGGTTACCGATCACAATCACATCTCTGTGCTCTTTGACAAACTCCAGGTTAAGGAGGTTTAGGATTTGAGTTTTCTGATTCCTTCTTGAGCTATGGTGGTGGAAGTCAAACTGATCGATAGTGATCTTTTCATTGAGCCTGGACTGTTGGAATCTGAGCTTAGTGGCATTGTGCCACCGATGTTCTGCCTCTGACTCTGCAAGCCGATTGAGGACAAAAAGACAGTCCTGATTCCTATCGTTGGCCTCCTTAAGGGTGGCTTCAAGGTGTTGGGCCATGACTTTAAGGCGAAGGTTTATGAGTTTCTCTTTGATATGCTCTACATCTGTCATGAGTTTTTCCTCCTTTTGATGACCAATGCATCGTATTGGGCTAAGGAGGGTTCTTCGAGCCGGATACGGTTGAGGTTTTCCTGTTTGACCTTGACTGGGGGATGATGTCTTTTTGGGGTCATCTCCTGATAGAGGATATTTTCAATATAATGGGCACCATAGGCGTTGTGTAAGGTAGCTTTTTTGATGGCCTCAATCAGGGCATAGGGGCCATACTCAGCTTTAAGGTTGAGGAGTTTTTTGAGGTTCTTTTTGATGGGTTGATTTGTAGCGGTAAGGTGTTCGA
This genomic stretch from Deltaproteobacteria bacterium harbors:
- the istB gene encoding IS21-like element helper ATPase IstB, whose product is MTDVEHIKEKLINLRLKVMAQHLEATLKEANDRNQDCLFVLNRLAESEAEHRWHNATKLRFQQSRLNEKITIDQFDFHHHSSRRNQKTQILNLLNLEFVKEHRDVIVIGNPGTGKSFLAKCIAYAACNANIKALFTTAIDMINHLIAAEADRSLLKKLHYYQSPALLVCDELGYLSLGQQGSHLFFQVISARHQVKSTLLTTNLPFAEWGEVFDSTTVATAIADRLVYNSEVLIFGGESYRRKHK